The following are from one region of the Penaeus chinensis breed Huanghai No. 1 chromosome 5, ASM1920278v2, whole genome shotgun sequence genome:
- the LOC125025369 gene encoding LOW QUALITY PROTEIN: pollen-specific leucine-rich repeat extensin-like protein 2 (The sequence of the model RefSeq protein was modified relative to this genomic sequence to represent the inferred CDS: deleted 1 base in 1 codon), which yields MLDQDFSRSLSPVFASERNWYSWLFSKEIANYIHPSHLRKDDMKLVEGGYGAMGTTSQYCLRWNNHRNNLLAAFDQLLHVEAFTDVTLACEDGATLHAHRLVLAACSSYFQALFVNAHTANHPIVVLKDVRACDMRALLEYMYRGEVNIEHDALQGLLRVAESLKVKGLVEELGNETNAALRPPSPPHETSHPPSTPVDARALQDLPPRSRVEPPTSASGPSPLSVSSHEQVRASSPTPPLYPLPPPGHPLHRPQPRPPRPDLRDARPDPRDHRDARELDLRGDARDLRDHLREHLREPLRDAHRDSLRDSLRESLRDVHRDALRDPRDAHEPRDVHTPGSMDSDPPRPPLSLISPVPHLAPPGPDSPPHKRKRPQMLPEPMLSPTPILRTALGHTHGFPGPDMSSLVSLASSMMPLPGLLSSHVPHLLPHDHRDHLESPYSLSLKKEQHDEESRSMSDISREDEQEKSKLESLANGPLLPEFNPYHIDPNGPSHYSNFVSYVPTPKPEWKRYKQYTKTDLMDAIEAVRSGMTALQASRKYKVPSRTLYDKIKKMGISTVPRRMPSKKPSPSSTDLETSTADTHAPPEHHDPAPRDARDARDARDPPLPEHDKRHLKSVTSDDDDHSASGAPVVIDDEDESSSPTPGSTPALGSFSLVGRKMYENGAGESSAKPLDLTDTESLLPKRAEIEERA from the exons ATGCTTGATCAGGATTTCAGTCGCAGCCTTTCGCCAGTATTCGCCAGCGAGAGAAATTGGTATAGTTGGTTGTTTTCGAAAGAGATTGCCAATTATATTCACCCTTCACATCTTAGAAAGGACGATATGAAACTAGTTGag GGAGGCTACGGCGCCATGGGGACGACCTCGCAGTACTGTCTGCGCTGGAACAACCACCGCAATAACCTGCTGGCCGCCTTCGACCAGCTCCTGCACGTCGAGGCCTTCACGGACGTGACTCTGGCGTGCGAGGACGGCGCCACGCTGCACGCCCACCGCCTCGTCCTCGCCGCATGCTCCTCCTACTTCCAGGCGCTCTTCGTCAACGCCCACACGGCCAACCACCCCATCGTGGTGCTGAAGGACGTGCGGGCGTGCGACATGCGGGCGCTGCTGGAGTACATGTACCGCGGGGAGGTCAACATCGAGCACGACGCCCTCCAGGGCCTCCTGCGGGTGGCC GAGAGCCTCAAGGTGAAGGGGCTCGTCGAGGAGCTCGGCAATGAGACCAACGCCGCCCTCCGCCCGCCCTCGCCGCCGCACGAGACCTCCCACCCGCCCTCCACGCCCGTCGacgcccgcgccctccaggaccTGCCGCCGCGCTCCAGGGTCGAGCCGCCCACCTCGGCGTCCGGCCCCTCCCCTCTGTCGGTGTCGAGCCACGAACAGGTGCGCGCCTCGTCGCCCACGCCCCCCTTGTACCCCCTGCCCCCGCCCGGCCACCCCCTACACCGCCCCCAGCCCCGCCCCCCGCGCCCTGACCTCCGCGACGCCCGCCCCGACCCCAGGGACCACAGAGACGCCCGTGAGCTAGACCTGCGCGGCGACGCCCGCGACCTGAGGGACCACTTGAGAGAGCACCTGCGGGAGCCCCTCCGCGACGCCCACAGAGACTCGCTCAGAGACTCGCTCAGAGAATCGCTCAGAGACGTCCACCGGGACGCCCTGAGGGACCCGCGCGACGCCCACGAGCCGAGGGACGTGCACACCCCCGGCAGCATGGACTCGGACCCGCCCCGGCCGCCCCTGTCGCTCATCTCGCCCGTGCCGCACCTGGCGCCGCCCGGACCCGACTCGCCGCCCCACAAGCGCAAGCGCCCACAGATGCTGCCGGAACCCATGCTCTCGCCCACGCCCATCCTCCGCACCGCCCTCGGACACACGCACGGCTTCCCGGGGCCCGACATGAGCTCGCTCGTGTCCCTGGCCTCGTCCATGATGCCCCTGCCCGGCCTGCTCAGCTCGCACGTGCCCCACCTGCTGCCCCACGACCACCGCGACCACCTCGAG TCTCCGTACAGTTTGTCGCTGAAGAAGGAACAGCACGACGAGGAATCCCGCTCGATGTCCGATATCTCGCGCGAAGACGAACAGGAGAAGTCGAAGCTCGAATCG CTGGCCAACGGACCCCTCCTGCCTGAGTTCAACCCGTACCACATCGATCCCAACGGCCCCTCCCACTACAGCAACTTCGTCAGCTACGTGCCCACGCCCAAGCCAGAGTGGAAGCGGTACAAGCAGTATACGAAGACGGACCTCATGGATGCCATCGAAGCCGTCCGGAGTGGCATGACGGCGCTgcag GCCTCGCGGAAGTACAAGGTTCCTTCCCGGACGCTGTACGACAAGATCAAGAAGATGGGCATCAGCACCGTGCCCCGCCGCATGCCCAGCAAGAAGCCCTCCCCCTCGAGCACCGACCTGGAGACCAGCACCGCCGACACGCACGCCCCGCCCGAGCACCACGACCCGGCTCCCAGGGACGCCAGGGACGCCAGAGACGCCAGAGACCCGCCCCTCCCGGAGCACGACAAGAGGCACCTCAAGAGCGTGACCAGCGACGACGACGACCACTCGGCCTCGGGCGCTCCCGTGGTCATCGACGACGAGGACGAGTCGTCCTCGCCGACCCCGGGCTCCACGCCGGCCCTCGGGTCCTTCTCGCTCGTCGGACGCAAGATGTACGAGAACGGCGCCGGGGAGTCCTCGGCCAAGCCCCTCGACCTCACCGACACGGAGTCGCTCCTGCCCAAGCGAGCCGAGATCGAGGAGCGGGCCTAA